The Desulfuromonas sp. genomic interval CACCTGACCGATACACCCGAGATCGGTTGTTACGGCGACAAGCCCTATCTTGCCCACGGCTACCTTGGCCGCGAGATTCTGGAAAGTGAGGGAATGCCGCGTCACGCCCTGGTTTGCGAACGGCACATCGGCGTCGGTTTAAGTCGGATCGAGATCATTAAGCAAGATCTCCCGTTGCCACAACGGGATATGCTGCCACTAACGATTGAGGAGAAAATCGTCACCTACGCCGATCTTTTTTTCAGCAAAGCCGCTTCCGCAAGAGGTCATCAACGCACCTTTGCCCAGGTCCGGGCGAAAATTGCGGACCATGGTGATGATAAAATTGCTACACTTGATGAATGGCATTATCTTTTTTCGGGCTGAAACAGCCGTCAGCTGAGATCTGCCACAAATTGCACGAATATCCGGAGTCGATCTGATGGAAGAATGGCTGCAGCATTTATTTAACTGGCTTCCCGATGACAATATCTATTACTTCTCGATTGGCATGATCGCCTTCATGGAATCATTGGTCCTGATCGGGGTTATTGTCCCGGGCAGCACGATTATCGTCTTTACCGGCTTTCTCGCACTGCACGGCAAAGGTGATATTGTTACAATCGTCACGGCATCTGTTTTCGGTGCGTTCTGGGGCGATTTCCT includes:
- a CDS encoding phosphohydrolase, with amino-acid sequence MIELLEKFHPPETARHQVLIDHSRQVAAMAVVIARRVAAVRSIDIDFIEEAALLHDIGIHLTDTPEIGCYGDKPYLAHGYLGREILESEGMPRHALVCERHIGVGLSRIEIIKQDLPLPQRDMLPLTIEEKIVTYADLFFSKAASARGHQRTFAQVRAKIADHGDDKIATLDEWHYLFSG